One genomic window of Solanum dulcamara chromosome 10, daSolDulc1.2, whole genome shotgun sequence includes the following:
- the LOC129869996 gene encoding pyruvate dehydrogenase E1 component subunit beta-3, chloroplastic-like, which produces MAAIIQGIGAATALTSANCLDTKKSFFHNSRRSLSVGAERKGRNFVVRSDGRLSYGLNGHGRRAEQLITNAVAAKEDTAAASTSSKPGHELLLFEALREGLEEEMDRDPTVCVMGEDVGHYGGSYKVTKGLAPKYGDLRVLDTPIAENSFTGMGIGAAMTGLRPVIEGMNMGFLLLAFNQISNNCGMLHYTSGGQFKIPVVIRGPGGVGRQLGAEHSQRLESYFQSIPGIQMVACSTPYNAKGLMKAAIRSDNPVILFEHVLLYNLKERIPDEEYVLNLEEAEMVRPGEHVTILTYSRMRYHVMQAAKTLVNKGYDPEVIDIRSLKPFDLYTIGNSVKKTHRVLIVEECMRTGGIGASLTAAITENFHDYLDAPIVCLSSQDVPTPYAGTLENWTVVQPPQIVTAVEQLCQ; this is translated from the exons ATGGCTGCTATTATACAAGGAATTGGTGCTGCTACTGCACTTACCTCAGCCAATTGTTTGGACACCAAGAAGTCATTTTTCCACAATTCTCGCAGATCTTTGTCAG TTGGTGCAGAGAGGAAAGGAAGGAATTTTGTGGTTAGATCTGATGGGCGTTTGAGCTATGGTTTGAATGGACATGGAAGAAGAGCTGAACAATTGATTACTAATGCTGTTGCT GCAAAAGAAGATACTGCTGCAGCTTCTACTTCATCCAAGCCAGG GCATGAACTATTGCTCTTTGAGGCCCTCCGCGAAGGTCTTGAAGAAGAGATGGACAGAGATCCCACTGTTTGTGTAATGGGTGAAGATGTTGGTCATTATGGAGGTTCGTACAAGGTGACTAAGGGCCTTGCCCCAAAGTATGGTGATCTCAGGGTTCTTGACACTCCCATTGCTGAGAACTCTTTCACTGGTATGGGCATTGGAGCTGCAATGACCGGCTTGCGTCCAGTTATTGAGGGAATGAACATGGGATTTCTTCTTCTAGCCTTCAATCAGATATCTAACAACTGTGGTATGCTCCATTACACATCTGGTGGCCAGTTTAAGATACCAGTCGTCATCCGAGGTCCTGGTGGAGTTGGTCGACAGCTTGGAGCAGAGCACTCTCAACGCCTTGAGTCATATTTCCAGTCAATTCCTGGAATCCAGATGGTTGCCTGTTCAACCCCCTACAACGCCAAGGGCTTGATGAAGGCAGCTATCAGAAGTGATAACCCTGTGATTCTGTTTGAGCATGTTTTGCTCTACAACCTCAAGGAGAGAATTCCAGACGAagagtatgtgttgaatcttgAAGAAGCAGAGATGGTACGACCTGGTGAGCATGTTACCATTCTAACTTATTCCAGGATGAGGTATCATGTGATGCAGGCTGCTAAGACACTTGTGAACAAAGGTTATGATCCCGAGGTCATTGATATCAGGTCACTGAAACCGTTTGACCTTTACACCATTGGGAATTCAGTGAAGAAGACTCATCGCGTCCTCATTGTTGAGGAATGTATGCGTACAGGAGGTATTGGTGCTAGCTTGACAGCTGCTATAACTGAAAACTTCCATGACTATCTCGATGCCCCAATCGTATGTCTGTCCTCACAGGATGTGCCAACTCCATATGCTGGGACGTTAGAGAACTGGACTGTTGTCCAACCTCCCCAGATTGTTACTGCAGTTGAACAGCTCTGCCAGTGA
- the LOC129869997 gene encoding uncharacterized protein LOC129869997 — protein MEKSGGGSGGSAPTGCYKCGRPGHWSRDCPSNPNSTDKSNLSTTKYASKTGSDAGDGSVSGAGAGDGASASKPKKLPRSMPKLTPDILLSDKGLGYVLRHFPRAFKYRGRGHEVADLGHLLGLYAEWHAGLLPYYSFDQFIHKVEKLGGSKRVKLCMKGLRDRVANGVDPAKLYEPQVQEQEINQQEFKDSEPTDYPEDTTQNPNPKDFQEIMLNDMWEKAIEEPSQPSTQKIVAADTSSGGKDTVNQAPDNVAKSSGVIQISEEQRARMDANKLKALQRAAARTTHNKST, from the exons ATGGAGAAGTCCGGCGGTGGCAGCGGCGGTTCAGCGCCTACTGGTTGCTACAAGTGCGGTCGTCCAGGTCACTGGTCAAGAGATTGTCCGTCCAATCCAAACAGTACCGATAAATCTAATCTTAGTACGACGAAGTACGCTTCAAAGACCGGATCCGACGCCGGCGACGGTTCTGTTTCCGGTGCCGGTGCCGGTGATGGAGCTTCTGCCTCTAAGCCGAAGAAATTGCCGAGGTCAATGCCTAAGCTAACACCGGATATCCTTCTGTCTGATAAAGGACTTGGATACGTTCTCCGTCATTTTCCTCGTGCTTTCAAATATCGCGGCCGCGGTCATGAG GTTGCTGATTTGGGTCACCTACTTGGCTTATATGCTGAATGGCATGCGGGTTTGCTTCCTTATTACTCATTTGATCAGTTTATACATAAGGTGGAAAAGCTTGGCGGCTCAAAGAGAGTCAAG TTATGCATGAAAGGACTACGAGATAGGGTTGCCAATGGGGTGGATCCTGCAAAGTTGTATGAGCCACAAGTACAAGAACAAGAAATAAATCAACAGG AATTCAAGGACTCAGAACCAACTGATTATCCAGAAGATACAACTCAAAATCCAAATCCTAAAGATTTTCAAGAAATCATGCTTAATGATATGTGGGAGAAGGCAATTGAG GAGCCATCTCAACCATCCACTCAAAAAATTGTTGCTGCTGATACATCTTCTGGAGGGAAAGATACAGTAAATCAGGCTCCAGATAATGTAGCAAAAAGTTCTGGGGTTATTCAGATCTCGGAAGAACAAAGAGCTCGGATGGATGCTAATAAGTTGAAGGCATTGCAGAGAGCTGCTGCTCGAACTACTCATAACAAGTCTACATAG